CAAAAGCTGAGTTGTTGACATTGTTCCGCAACTGGAAGGAAAGCGGAGAGAGTGATCCACCGGCCCCGGCAGAGTAGCCGGGGTTTTGTTTACAAGCTCGGCGTCTTCATCCAGGCCGCCGAGTTGTGAAAGTTGACCAGCGCGCCGCCAGGCGGGTTGATCGAGTCACAGGCGACCCGTTCCTCCTCGCCCAACGTCATTTCCAACACCGGCAACAAGTCCTGCAACTGCTCCATCGTTCGCGGCCCCACCACCGGCGAGGTGACGCCCGGCTGATCTTTGCACCAGGACAACGCCAGTTGGCCGGGTGTCTTCCCAAACTGTTTCGCAATTTTGGCAAATTTTTCCCCGGCCTCGATGCCGAGTGGCGTGACGCGGTCGGCGTAGACACTGCCCGGCTGTTGCCCGGCCCGCGAATCGGCAGGCACAGAGCTTGCCGATGAATAGCGCCCGGCCAGCACGCCCTGCGCCAGCGGCGCCCAGGGCAGGAGCGCCAGGTTGTAGCGCAGAGCCAGCGGCACAAGTTCATTCTCTATTCGACGATCCAACAAATTGTAGGGCGGCTGTTCGCTCACGTAACGGGCGAAACCGAATCGCTCACTCACCGCCAGCGCCTCCATCACCCTCCAGGCCGGGTGGGTGGAGCAACCGATGTAGCGCACCTTGCCGGCCCGCACCAAGTCGGTCAGCGCGCCCAGCGTCTCGTCCACCGGAATCTCCAGGCTGGGCCGGTGAACCTGATAGAGATCAATGTGATTGACGTTCAAGCGACGCAGAGAGTCCTCACAAGCCTTGAGGAGATGTAAGCGCGAGTTACCGCTGTCGTTTGGGCCGTCACCCATTTTGAAATGAACTTTGGTCGCCAGAAAAACCTTGTCGCGCCGGTCGGCGATGGCCTTGCCCACAATGACTTCGCTGGCTCCGGCGTGATACATATTGGCCGTATCCACAAAATTGATGCCGGCGTCGAGGGCGGCATGAATGATGCGAATCGAGTCGGCTTCAGCGGTGGGGCCGCCGAAGTTTAACGCGCCCAGGCACAACGGCGAAACTTTGACTCCGGTTCGGCCAAAGAGGCGGTAGTTCATGAGTTGACTCCTTTGGTGTTTGTTTTGCTTTCCCCGTCCGGCTGTGTCATAATCGCCTCAGCTTAGGTGTAGGGCGAATTGGCAATT
This genomic interval from Chloroflexota bacterium contains the following:
- a CDS encoding aldo/keto reductase, which codes for MNYRLFGRTGVKVSPLCLGALNFGGPTAEADSIRIIHAALDAGINFVDTANMYHAGASEVIVGKAIADRRDKVFLATKVHFKMGDGPNDSGNSRLHLLKACEDSLRRLNVNHIDLYQVHRPSLEIPVDETLGALTDLVRAGKVRYIGCSTHPAWRVMEALAVSERFGFARYVSEQPPYNLLDRRIENELVPLALRYNLALLPWAPLAQGVLAGRYSSASSVPADSRAGQQPGSVYADRVTPLGIEAGEKFAKIAKQFGKTPGQLALSWCKDQPGVTSPVVGPRTMEQLQDLLPVLEMTLGEEERVACDSINPPGGALVNFHNSAAWMKTPSL